Sequence from the Gammaproteobacteria bacterium genome:
TGTTTTAAGTGCTGATGTCTTGACGGAATATCCACTCAGTCAGTTACCGAAAGCGCCGAACGGTCTTGCCCATATTGTCTTAGTGCCCAATCCTCCTTTTCATCCCTTGGGGGATTTTGGTTTGGAGGGGGAATTTGCATCATTGAAAAATTCGCCTTTTTACACCTATGCTAACATTGGCATTTATCGTCATGAATTATTTGCAGATGTTGAGCCGGGCGTTTTTCCACTGAGCCAATTGCTAATCCCTGCTATCAAGACACGTCACATTACAGCGGAACTTTTTACTGGAACTTGGCATAACATTGGCACCCAAGATGATTTAAAAATATTTAATGCTGCAAAAAAATCTAACCT
This genomic interval carries:
- a CDS encoding nucleotidyltransferase family protein, whose translation is MRAMILAAGLGRRMGPVTQHTPKPLLKVGTHYLIEYSIASLQRAEITEIVINVSHHAEQIKMLIGNGSKYGVDIIYSEEATRLETGGGILKALPLLGKDPFIVLSADVLTEYPLSQLPKAPNGLAHIVLVPNPPFHPLGDFGLEGEFASLKNSPFYTYANIGIYRHELFADVEPGVFPLSQLLIPAIKTRHITAELFTGTWHNIGTQDDLKIFNAAKKSNLLSLV